The Corynebacterium jeddahense genome has a window encoding:
- the yidD gene encoding membrane protein insertion efficiency factor YidD: protein MAYVNFAGGEIPEAKGPAAKALVGLIRGYQKYVSPLKMGGTCRFLPVCSAYALEAVSRHGAVRGGLMATARLCKCGPWHPGGYDPVPGSISGSIEVSEE from the coding sequence ATGGCCTACGTCAACTTCGCCGGCGGCGAGATCCCCGAGGCGAAGGGGCCGGCCGCGAAAGCGCTGGTCGGGCTCATCCGCGGTTACCAAAAGTATGTCTCACCCCTTAAGATGGGCGGGACCTGTCGTTTTCTGCCAGTATGCAGTGCGTATGCGCTGGAGGCCGTGTCGCGGCACGGCGCGGTCCGCGGCGGGCTCATGGCCACCGCCAGGCTGTGCAAGTGCGGCCCCTGGCACCCCGGGGGCTACGACCCGGTGCCGGGAAGCATCTCGGGCAGCATCGAAGTGAGTGAGGAGTAA